GCGATGTCCTTGACGACGGAGTTGGTCTCGATGAAACCGGCGTACGTCTTGGTGAGCGCCCCGCTCGTCGCGTCGACGACGGCCAGCGCGTGCGTGTTGGCGCCGTTGACGGTGAAGAAGTCTCCGCCGAGGACCACGCTGTTGCCGTCCGGGGTGACCTCGACGGCGCGCCCGGGCTCGTCGGCGTCGGCGGTGAAGGGCTTGAGTGCCCCGTCGGCCGCGCCGACGGCGCCGAAGCGTTCGCGCGGTCGGCCGGCGACGCTGAGGAAGTCACCGCCCGCGTAGACGGTGTCGCCGGTGACGGCGAGGGCGCGGACGGTGGCCGCGAAGGCCGGGCGGAAGCCGGCCTTCACCGTGCAGCTCGCCACGTCGATGGCGGCGAGGCTGGACACGGCCGTGCCGTTGACGGCGCCGAAGTAGCCGCCCGCGTACAGGGTCGTCTTGTCCGGGGAGAGGGCGAGCGCGCGGACCGTGGCGGTGCCGGAGGCGACGGTGAAGGACAGTTTGCAGGAGGTCGGGGCGCCGGTCGCGGCGTCGAGCGCCACGAAGTTCACGGCCGGCTGCTCGCTGCCAGCGCCGCCCGCGGGCGGGCGCACGGTGGAGAAGGTGCCGCCGGCGAAGACCTGGCCGCCCGCCTCGGCGAGGGCCCAGACGACACCGTTGGGCTGCCAGGTCGACAGCGGGTCGGCGGTGAAGGCGACGGGCGGGGTGACGGCCGCCGCTTGGGGGACGAGGCCGAGGCCCAGCCCTGCGCCGGTTCCGGCCAGGAACAGGGCGAGAGCGGCCGCCAGCCTTCTGGTTCTACGCATGAACCCCCCAGTTCGGTGTGCGGTGCGGCCGTGTGGCGCGGCCGGGTGAGTCATGGCCGGAAGCCGCCGAACAGCAGTCCACAACCATGCGTACGGGCGAACCCTAGGGCGATTCCGCGCTCGGTTCATCCCACTTGGCACATCGGATGCCACATCGCGCCGGTACCTCCGCTCGGGCCCCGCCGTCAGGCGCGGGGCTTGGCGCGGACGTGCATCCGCTCCCCCTGCCGCCCGAAGAGGCTGAGGATCTCCACGGGCCGCCCGTCCGCGCTGGTGAACCAGTGGGGCAGCCGGGTGTCGAACTCGGCGGCCTCGCCGGGGCCGAGGACGAGGTCGTGGTCGGCGAGGACGAGCCGCAGCCGGCCGTCGAGCACGTACAGCCACTCGTAGCCCTCGTGCGTACGCGGATCCGGCTCGGCGCCCCGGTCGGGGATCAGCATCTTGAAGGCCTGCAGGGGGCCCATGCTCCGGGTGAGCGGGACGGCCGTACCGCCGTTCGGCATGGCGCGGGGCGTCAGCCTCACCCGGGGGTCACCCACCTCGGGGGCGCCCACCAGGTCGTCCAGCGGCACGCGGTACGCACTGGCGAGCGGAAGCAGCAGCTCCAGGCTGGGGCGGCGCTGTCCGGACTCCAGCCGGGAGAGGGTGCTCTTCGAGATGCCGGTCGTCTCGGAGAGCGCGGCCAGGGTGAGGCCTCGCTGGGCGCGCAGCCGTCGGAGCCGTGGGGCGACCTCGTCGAGGACCGCCTGGTGGGGCGCCGGCTTGTCCGTGCGGTCGTTCTCCATGTGGCCGTTGCGGTCGTTCTCCATGTGCCCATTCCACTCCGCCGTCCCGGAAACGGCAACAAGGTTTGCCGCTGCGGTGCCGGGCCGCACACGCTCCCCGGCATGAGCCCACACAGTGATTCCGGACCCGGACACGTACAGCAGGCGGACACCGCCACCGCCCCCGAGGCCACGGCCGACGCCGGGCGGCGGGCGCCGGCGGTCCGTTGGGTGCTGGCCGGCCTGTCGCTCTCGATGCTGCTGTCCTCACTCGGCACCAGCATCGCGAACGTCGGCCTGCCGACCCTGGCGCAGGCGTTCTCGGCCTCGTTCCAGCAGGTCCAGTGGATCGTCCTCGCCTACCTGCTCGCCATCACCACCCTCATCGTCGGCGTCGGCCGGCTCGGTGACCTGGTCGGCCGCCGCCGGCTGCTCCTGGGCGGGATCCTGCTCTTCACCGCGGCCTCGGTCGCCTGCGGCGCCGCGCCCACGCTCTGGCTGCTGATCGCCGCGCGGGCGGTGCAGGGGCTCGGCGCGGCCGTCATGATGGCCCTCACGATGGCCTTCGTCGGGGAGGCGGTCCCGAAGGCGCGGACCGGCAGCGCCATGGGGCTGCTCGGCACGATGTCCGCGGTCGGCACCGCTCTGGGCCCTTCGCTGGGCGGCGCCCTGATCGCCGGTCCCGGCTGGCGGGCGATCTTCTTCGTCAACGTGCCGCTGGGCGTCCTGACGTTCGTCCTCGCCCACCGCCACCTGCCCGTCGACCGGCAGAGGAGCGGGGCCGCCCGGCCCCGCTTCGACCGGCTGGGGACCCTCCTGCTCGCGCTCACGCTCGCGGCCTACGCACTGGCCGTGACCATCGGCCACGGCCGGTTCGGCCCGGTCAACCTCGCCCTGCTGCTGGCCGCCGCCCTGGGCGTCGCCCTGTTCGTACGCACCGAGGCGCGAGCGGCGTCACCGCTGATCCGGGGGACGGTGTTCCGTGATCCCGTGCTGCGCGCGGGCCTCACCACGAGCGCGCTCGTCTCGACGGTGGTGATGGCGACGCTGGTGGTCGGGCCGTTCTACCTCTCCCGGACGCTCGGGCTCGACGCGGTCCTCGTCGGGCTGGTGCTGTCGACCGGTCCACTCGTCGCCGCGCTGACCGGGGTGCCGGCCGGCCGCATCGTGGACCGCTTCGGCGCCCCGCGCACGACCGCCGCCGGACTCACCGCGACGGCGGCCGGTGCCCTCGCCCTGTCCTTGACCCGGGAGACCTCAGGCGTGCTCGGCTACGTCGCGCCCCTCGCGGTCGTCACCGCCGGGTACGCGGTGTTCCAGACGGCCAACAACACCGCCGTCATGGCGGACGTCCGGCCCGATCAGCGGGGCGTCGTCTCCGGCATGCTCAACCTCTCGCGCAACCTCGGGCTCGTCACCGGTGCGTCCGTCATGGGCGCCGTGTTCGCGCTCGCGTCGGCGACGACCGACGTCACCACCGCGGGCCCGCAGGCCGTCGCCACCGGCATGCGGGTCACGTTCGCGGTCGCGGCGGTACTGGTCCTCCTCGCACTCGCCGTCGCCCTGGCGGGGCGCCCGAAGGAGGACGGGCCGCGGGGCGGGTGCTGAAAGCCCGCCCCGCCGGGAGTCACGCAGGGTCACCCTGTGGAAACGGCCCCGCGCGGGCCCGCGCGCCTCTACCGTGCCCTGAGGTGATGGGCACGGCACCGGAGGTGGGGCGGATGGACGAAGACGAGGACATGCGGCTGGCGGGGATGACACCGGAGATCTCCCGCCGCACCCTCACCATGCTGCGCGGCCTCGCGGGCCTGGAGCCGCCCGAGCAGGTCCCGGAGGACGCCATGGTCGTCGCCGACGCCATTCTGGCCGAGCACGGCACGGACGGGCTCCGGGTGCTGGTGATGACGCTGGCGGCCTGGGCGACGGCCCAGATCGAGAACGTCGCCGAGCTCAGCGGGCGCAGCCACGAGGCGGTGCTGGACGCCATGGAACTGGCCTGCCTGGAGGCGAATGCCGAGGAGTAGGCCGTCTCTTCCGGTCCCGGAGGAGCGGGTTCTGCATACGGCCCGGAAGAAAGACGGTCCGGGCCGGCCGGGATCGGGCGGGCGTCGGCGACACTGGGAGAGCAGGAGCGTCGCCGGGGGGTCGTTCGTGATCGGAGGCCGTCGTGAGCACACCTTCCCCCATCCGCATCGCTGCCGTCCTGTCCACGGAGCACCGCGGACGGCTGATGTCCCAGGCCCGTGAGGTCAATTTCCCTGAGAACGCGCGGATCTTCGACGAAGGCAACCGCGCGGAATCCTTCTGGATCGTGCGCTCCGGCACGGTGACCCTGGAGGTTCCCGTGGCCGGCCGCCGGCCCGCGGCCGTGGAGAACCTCGGCCCCGGTGAGCTGGTGGGCTGGTCCTGGCTGTTCCCGCCGTACGTGTGGCAGCTCGGTGCGGAGGCGATGACGCCGGTGCGCGCGTACGAGTTCGACGCCGCGGCCGTGCGGATGATGATGGACGCCGATCCCGCCTTCGGGTCCGCGATCGGGCACTGGGTCGGGCGCGTACTCGCGATGCGCCTGCAGCAGACCCGCATCCGGCTGCTCGATCTGTACGCCCCGCGTCTGAGCGCCACCGGCTAGACCGGCCGTTCGGGCCACCGGACCTCGGCATCGGACCTCGCCGTCGGCGGTGCCGGCGTCCCGGTGCGGCGGTCCGGTCCCGAATGGCCGGTCGACGGGCGCCCGCGCACGATGGAAGGGTGCGAAGCGAGGCTCACGGCACGGGCAGCGGACCGGTGTCCGGATTCCTGGAGAACCCGGTCGTCGGGATGGCTCCGTGGATCGTCTTCTCCCTGCTGGTCGGACCGGGACGCTTCGAGCTCGCGGTCGGGATCGCCCTGGCGGCGGCCGTCACCCTGGTCGTCGTGAGCCACGTGGTCAACCGGGGCAGCTCCTGGAAGCTGCTGGAAGTGGCCGACGTGGTGTTCTTCGCCGCGCTGACCGTCATCGGCGCCCTGGCGAGCGAGGGCACCCTGCGCTGGCTGGAGACGTACGCGGGCGAGGTCGCGAACATCACCCTCGCCGTGATCGCCTTCGGCTCCATGGCCGTGGGGATGCCCTTCACCATCCAGTACGCCCGCGAGCAGGTCGATCCGGCCCTGTGGCACACCCCCGGCTTCGTCCGGACCAACTACGTGATCACGGCGGTGTGGGGACTCGCCTTCCTGGTGGCGGCCGTCGCGGGCGCGTACGGCGACCTGGTCCTGCACAACCCGGACAACATCTGGACCGGCTGGATCATCCAGATCCTGGCCATCGTCGCCGCGGTCCGCTTCACCGTCTGGTACCCGGACGTGGTCCGGGCCCGCGCCGCGCGCGAGGCGAGTGGCCAGGGCCCCGAACCGCTCCGCCTGGCAGGGCTGCTGCTGCCCCTGGCCGGGTTGCTGGTGCCGATCGGGATCGCCGTCCTCGTCTTCGACGGCAACGTGTGGTGGCTCGGTGTGGCCCTGATCGTGGCCGGCGGGCTCCTGACGAAGGCACTCCAGTCGCAGAACTGAGCCTGGCCGCCCGTCGCGTCGGGCTTTCGGGACCGACCCCACGGCAACTCCCCCTGGCTCAGGGCGGTAGCGTAGGGACGACATAAAACCAGGGGCGGGTATGTGTCGGTGTGATCCGATCCGTGCCGCCCGTCGCCGGCCGCGATGTCACCGCCTGGCTGTTGGTTGCGTCTCACCCTCTGAGCAAGGAGCTCCGCACGCATGTCCATACCACCGCAGCCGCCGTCGTCCCCTCAGCCGTACCCGCCGTCGGGACCGTACGGGCAGCCGGCGCAACCCGGGCCGTACGGTGGCCCGCAGGGCTGGCCGGGACAGCCGCCGATGATGTCGCAGAAGACCAACACGCTGGCCATCGTCGCGTTCGCCATGTCGATCCTCTGCGGGCTGCCGCTGGTCCCGCTGATCCTCGGCATCATCGCCCTCTCCCAGATC
Above is a genomic segment from Streptomyces sp. NBC_01233 containing:
- a CDS encoding helix-turn-helix domain-containing protein, with protein sequence MENDRTDKPAPHQAVLDEVAPRLRRLRAQRGLTLAALSETTGISKSTLSRLESGQRRPSLELLLPLASAYRVPLDDLVGAPEVGDPRVRLTPRAMPNGGTAVPLTRSMGPLQAFKMLIPDRGAEPDPRTHEGYEWLYVLDGRLRLVLADHDLVLGPGEAAEFDTRLPHWFTSADGRPVEILSLFGRQGERMHVRAKPRA
- a CDS encoding MFS transporter — translated: MSPHSDSGPGHVQQADTATAPEATADAGRRAPAVRWVLAGLSLSMLLSSLGTSIANVGLPTLAQAFSASFQQVQWIVLAYLLAITTLIVGVGRLGDLVGRRRLLLGGILLFTAASVACGAAPTLWLLIAARAVQGLGAAVMMALTMAFVGEAVPKARTGSAMGLLGTMSAVGTALGPSLGGALIAGPGWRAIFFVNVPLGVLTFVLAHRHLPVDRQRSGAARPRFDRLGTLLLALTLAAYALAVTIGHGRFGPVNLALLLAAALGVALFVRTEARAASPLIRGTVFRDPVLRAGLTTSALVSTVVMATLVVGPFYLSRTLGLDAVLVGLVLSTGPLVAALTGVPAGRIVDRFGAPRTTAAGLTATAAGALALSLTRETSGVLGYVAPLAVVTAGYAVFQTANNTAVMADVRPDQRGVVSGMLNLSRNLGLVTGASVMGAVFALASATTDVTTAGPQAVATGMRVTFAVAAVLVLLALAVALAGRPKEDGPRGGC
- a CDS encoding Crp/Fnr family transcriptional regulator encodes the protein MSTPSPIRIAAVLSTEHRGRLMSQAREVNFPENARIFDEGNRAESFWIVRSGTVTLEVPVAGRRPAAVENLGPGELVGWSWLFPPYVWQLGAEAMTPVRAYEFDAAAVRMMMDADPAFGSAIGHWVGRVLAMRLQQTRIRLLDLYAPRLSATG